One segment of Tamlana crocina DNA contains the following:
- a CDS encoding DNA topoisomerase 3, whose product MKVCIAEKPSVAREIASVLGANTKRDGYFEGNGYAVTYTFGHLCTLKEPNDYKPYWKSWDLNNLPMLPEKFETKVVANSGIQKQFKIVKSLFDKAEVVINCGDAGQEGELIQRWVMNEAHYKGEVKRLWISSLTTEAIKEGFENLKPATDYDNLYYAGFSRAIGDWLLGMNATRLYTVKHGGYKQVLSVGRVQTPTLAMVVNRFKEIENFKPQPYWELQTLYRETLFSYEEGRFLKKEDGEALANKVKESEFEIISIEKKKGKDYAPKLFDLTGLQVYCNTKFGFSAEETLKIVQTLYERKVVTYPRVDTTFLPNDMYPKVSGILQKLTQYSVLTQPLLGKKIKKSKRVFDDKKVTDHHAIIPTGMQTQLNPVQQQVYDIIVRRFIAVFYDDCTVSNTTVLGSAAEVTFKATGKEILDKGWRIVFENPNKKEKESGILPTFEKGEKGPHEPSFLEKETKPPNQYTEASLLRAMETAGKQVDDEELRDLMKENGIGRPSTRANIIETLFKRKYIKRNKKQVLPTVTGIQLIETIQNDLLKSAELTGKWEKQLKDIEKGEYSAAAFIKNMKRMVDALVYEVRSETKRANISQANVIKNRQAKAAEKKQKGLLAETCPKCKKGTLIKGKSAYGCSAFKSGCRFVLPFKFAEKKISEKQFIRLLQKGSTVNLKGFKTEAGTVEGLLRFDDDFNLKLEPKKFAAKAKPDELKCPKCQKGNIIKGKTAYGCSNYSSGCDFKVPFEVVKAKINGQKPTKELVYKILSGHA is encoded by the coding sequence ATGAAGGTCTGTATTGCCGAAAAACCTAGTGTTGCCCGCGAAATTGCCTCCGTGTTAGGGGCCAATACCAAACGTGATGGCTATTTTGAGGGCAATGGCTATGCGGTAACCTACACTTTTGGGCATCTTTGTACATTAAAAGAACCCAACGATTACAAACCGTATTGGAAAAGTTGGGATTTAAACAATTTGCCCATGCTGCCCGAAAAGTTCGAAACTAAAGTGGTGGCCAATTCGGGCATCCAAAAACAATTTAAAATAGTAAAAAGTTTATTTGATAAAGCCGAAGTTGTTATAAACTGCGGTGATGCGGGGCAGGAGGGTGAGCTCATACAGCGGTGGGTAATGAACGAGGCGCACTATAAAGGCGAAGTGAAACGCTTGTGGATTTCGTCATTGACCACCGAAGCCATTAAAGAAGGCTTTGAAAACCTAAAACCAGCCACTGATTACGATAATTTGTACTATGCTGGTTTTTCCCGTGCCATTGGCGATTGGCTGCTCGGTATGAATGCCACCCGTTTGTATACAGTAAAACATGGCGGTTATAAACAAGTGCTGTCGGTGGGGCGTGTGCAAACCCCCACTTTGGCTATGGTGGTGAACCGGTTTAAGGAAATCGAAAATTTTAAGCCACAACCGTATTGGGAACTTCAAACGCTATATCGCGAAACGCTTTTTAGTTACGAAGAGGGCCGATTTTTAAAGAAGGAAGATGGTGAAGCCTTGGCCAATAAAGTGAAGGAAAGTGAGTTCGAAATCATTTCCATCGAAAAAAAGAAGGGTAAGGATTATGCGCCCAAATTGTTCGATTTAACAGGGTTGCAGGTGTATTGCAACACCAAGTTTGGGTTTTCGGCGGAAGAAACTTTAAAGATAGTCCAAACGCTATACGAACGGAAAGTGGTGACTTACCCCAGAGTGGATACTACCTTTTTACCAAACGATATGTATCCGAAAGTATCGGGCATTCTTCAAAAACTGACGCAATATTCGGTATTGACGCAACCGCTTTTAGGAAAGAAAATTAAAAAGTCGAAGCGTGTTTTTGACGATAAAAAAGTGACCGATCACCACGCCATTATTCCCACGGGTATGCAAACCCAGCTCAACCCCGTACAACAGCAGGTTTACGATATTATTGTTCGGCGTTTTATTGCAGTGTTTTATGACGATTGTACCGTATCGAACACCACGGTGTTGGGTAGTGCTGCCGAGGTAACGTTTAAAGCCACTGGTAAAGAAATTTTAGATAAAGGTTGGCGCATCGTATTCGAAAATCCCAATAAAAAAGAAAAGGAATCGGGTATTTTGCCCACTTTCGAAAAAGGTGAAAAAGGCCCACACGAACCGTCGTTTTTAGAAAAGGAAACCAAACCGCCCAATCAATATACAGAAGCCTCGTTGCTTCGGGCCATGGAAACGGCGGGAAAACAGGTAGACGACGAAGAGCTTCGCGACTTAATGAAAGAAAACGGTATTGGCCGTCCATCAACACGAGCCAATATTATTGAAACGCTGTTTAAACGGAAATATATTAAGCGGAACAAAAAACAGGTGCTGCCCACAGTTACAGGCATTCAGTTGATTGAAACCATTCAGAACGATTTGTTGAAATCGGCCGAGCTTACCGGGAAGTGGGAAAAGCAGTTAAAAGACATCGAAAAAGGAGAATACAGTGCGGCTGCGTTTATAAAAAATATGAAGCGCATGGTAGATGCCTTGGTTTATGAAGTGCGCAGCGAAACCAAGCGGGCCAATATTTCGCAGGCCAACGTGATAAAAAACAGGCAGGCCAAAGCAGCCGAAAAAAAGCAAAAAGGCCTTTTGGCCGAAACCTGTCCCAAGTGTAAAAAGGGGACCTTGATAAAAGGGAAATCGGCTTATGGTTGCAGTGCGTTTAAGTCGGGTTGTCGTTTTGTGTTGCCCTTTAAGTTTGCTGAAAAGAAAATTTCAGAAAAACAGTTTATCCGCTTACTTCAAAAGGGAAGTACTGTGAATTTAAAAGGGTTTAAGACCGAGGCAGGAACTGTTGAAGGCTTGTTGCGTTTTGATGATGATTTCAACTTAAAATTGGAACCCAAAAAGTTTGCCGCGAAAGCGAAACCTGATGAGCTAAAGTGCCCCAAATGCCAAAAAGGGAATATTATAAAAGGAAAAACGGCCTACGGTTGTAGTAATTATTCATCGGGCTGCGATTTTAAAGTGCCTTTTGAAGTGGTAAAAGCCAAAATAAACGGACAGAAACCGACAAAAGAATTGGTGTATAAAATTTTAAGTGGTCATGCATAA
- a CDS encoding pseudouridine synthase has protein sequence MHKTAHKHFVIYKPFRVLSQFRSNSSKQQSKRFLGEFYDFPVGIMAIGRLDETSEGLLLLTTDGKTSAFINSQKVEKEYYAQVDGDISEEAVEKLKAGIEISINGKKYTTKPCQVFKLESIPHLPERGKKIRDARHGPTSWVSITLTEGKFRQVRKMTSAVGFPTLRLVRVRIGQIKIGSMQPGDVLEFQTF, from the coding sequence ATGCATAAAACGGCACACAAACACTTTGTAATTTATAAACCATTTCGAGTTTTAAGTCAGTTTAGAAGCAATTCCAGCAAACAGCAATCCAAACGATTTTTAGGTGAGTTTTATGATTTTCCCGTTGGAATTATGGCGATTGGGCGCTTGGATGAAACTTCGGAAGGTTTACTGCTGCTTACTACAGATGGCAAAACCAGCGCTTTTATAAACAGTCAAAAAGTTGAAAAGGAATATTATGCACAGGTGGATGGCGATATTTCGGAAGAAGCTGTTGAAAAGCTGAAAGCAGGGATTGAAATTAGTATCAACGGAAAAAAATACACTACCAAGCCATGCCAAGTTTTTAAATTGGAAAGCATACCCCATTTGCCCGAAAGAGGTAAAAAGATACGCGACGCGCGCCACGGCCCCACGAGTTGGGTGTCGATAACCTTAACCGAAGGGAAATTTAGGCAGGTACGAAAAATGACCTCGGCTGTTGGATTCCCGACGCTGCGTTTGGTGCGTGTTCGGATAGGGCAAATTAAAATAGGCAGTATGCAGCCCGGCGATGTTTTGGAGTTTCAAACATTCTGA
- a CDS encoding helix-turn-helix transcriptional regulator has translation MKNLVKVERARHNLTQADLAKELGVSRQTIHAIEKNKFNPSVTLAIKMARFFSVTVEYLFEIED, from the coding sequence ATGAAAAATTTAGTAAAAGTGGAAAGGGCAAGGCACAATTTAACACAAGCAGATTTAGCCAAAGAACTAGGGGTTTCAAGACAGACTATACATGCTATAGAAAAAAATAAATTTAATCCTTCTGTAACACTTGCAATAAAAATGGCTAGATTTTTCAGTGTTACCGTTGAATACTTATTTGAAATTGAAGACTAG
- a CDS encoding FtsX-like permease family protein has product MNYEFFIAKRIIGSKAYKSSVSAPIIKIGIAAIAIGIVVMMVAIATGIGLQQKIRDKVVAFNGHVTITNYDSNNSQESIIPISKNQEFYPEFKSVDGIKHVQGVASKFGVIRTETDFEGVYLKGVGSDYNWGYFKEFLIDGRLPDYSEKRNEEVLISEYLAKRLQFKVGDKFQMVFAKDDPEKLPNIITYNVVGIYSSGFQDLDAQYILGDIRHLQRINRWEDDQIGNLEVFIDDYNDLEQKGRDIYKNTPSTFNTQTVTDKYYSIFEWVKIFDKNIYGIIGIMILVAGINMITALLVLILERTQMIGILKALGSSNWSIRKLFLFNASYLILLGLFWGNLIGLGLLFAQKYFKLFPLDPSVYYVSEVSVYINFGYILALNIGTLLLCLLMLLVPSYIITKISPVKAIRFQ; this is encoded by the coding sequence TTGAATTACGAGTTTTTTATAGCTAAACGTATTATTGGCAGTAAAGCGTATAAAAGTAGTGTTTCGGCACCAATAATAAAAATTGGTATTGCCGCCATAGCCATTGGTATTGTGGTGATGATGGTCGCTATTGCTACGGGTATTGGGCTTCAGCAAAAAATTCGCGATAAGGTGGTGGCTTTTAACGGCCACGTTACCATCACCAATTACGATAGTAACAATTCTCAGGAAAGCATTATTCCTATTTCGAAAAATCAGGAATTTTATCCGGAATTTAAATCGGTTGATGGCATAAAACACGTTCAGGGCGTGGCTTCAAAATTTGGAGTGATACGCACTGAAACCGATTTTGAAGGGGTTTATTTAAAAGGTGTTGGCAGTGATTATAACTGGGGTTATTTTAAGGAATTTTTAATCGACGGCCGATTGCCCGATTACTCTGAAAAACGCAACGAAGAAGTTTTAATTTCGGAATATTTGGCCAAGCGTTTGCAGTTTAAGGTGGGCGATAAATTCCAAATGGTATTTGCCAAAGACGACCCCGAAAAACTGCCCAACATCATTACCTACAACGTAGTGGGCATTTACAGTTCCGGATTCCAGGATTTAGATGCGCAATACATCCTGGGAGACATCAGGCATTTGCAACGCATTAACCGGTGGGAAGACGACCAAATTGGAAACTTAGAGGTGTTTATTGACGATTACAACGATCTGGAACAAAAAGGTCGAGACATTTACAAAAACACCCCATCTACTTTTAATACCCAAACCGTTACCGACAAATACTACTCCATTTTTGAATGGGTTAAAATTTTCGACAAAAACATTTACGGCATTATTGGCATCATGATACTCGTAGCGGGCATTAACATGATTACCGCCCTGCTCGTTTTAATCTTGGAGCGCACCCAAATGATCGGTATTTTAAAAGCCTTGGGAAGCAGCAACTGGAGCATACGCAAACTGTTTTTGTTCAACGCCTCGTATTTAATTTTACTTGGGCTGTTTTGGGGAAACCTCATCGGGTTGGGGCTACTATTTGCACAAAAATATTTTAAATTGTTTCCGCTCGACCCCAGCGTGTATTACGTTTCCGAAGTTTCAGTTTACATCAATTTCGGCTACATTTTGGCACTCAACATAGGCACTTTGCTACTGTGCTTGCTCATGCTTTTGGTGCCCTCGTACATCATCACCAAAATATCGCCGGTAAAGGCCATTCGTTTTCAGTAG
- a CDS encoding DUF1343 domain-containing protein produces MRFSVFKNTVLFPIVAGIVLLISCGNLSKSEARSLKPEVYETTENNPVIVGANQTELYLPLLKGKRVGVVANQTSVVFKAGSLEPEAQSFSHLIDSLLALKVNVKKVFAPEHGFRGQADAGEVVKDGVDTRTNLPIVSLYGNNKKPSKEQLQDLDIVVFDIQDVGARFYTYISTLHYVVEACAEQNIPVLILDRPNPNGHYIDGPILEMEHQSFVGMHPIPIVHGMTIGEYAKMINGEKWLKNGVQCELSVIPIKNYDHKKTYSLPIKPSPNLPNDKSINLYPSLCFFEGTNVSAGRGTDSQFQIFGSPFLNAEVFPYEFTPKPNDGAKHPKHKNKLCFGKDLQQTKNLSTLNLNWLIEAYKNTADKSQFFNNFFVKLAGTQTLQQQIEQGLTEKEIKATWSEGLEKFKEIREKYLVYP; encoded by the coding sequence ATGAGGTTTAGTGTGTTCAAAAATACAGTTTTATTCCCGATAGTTGCCGGGATTGTTTTGTTAATTTCCTGTGGGAACTTGTCGAAGTCTGAAGCACGAAGCTTGAAGCCCGAAGTTTATGAAACAACGGAAAATAATCCTGTCATTGTTGGCGCCAACCAAACGGAACTGTATTTGCCGCTATTAAAAGGCAAACGCGTTGGTGTCGTGGCGAACCAAACTTCGGTGGTTTTTAAAGCTGGAAGTTTGGAGCCTGAAGCCCAAAGTTTTTCGCATCTTATTGATTCTTTATTGGCGCTGAAGGTTAATGTTAAAAAAGTTTTTGCTCCCGAACACGGTTTTCGAGGTCAGGCTGATGCGGGCGAAGTGGTAAAAGATGGTGTCGATACACGCACCAACCTGCCTATTGTGTCGCTTTACGGCAACAACAAAAAGCCTTCGAAAGAACAGTTGCAGGATTTGGATATTGTGGTTTTCGATATTCAGGATGTGGGCGCTCGGTTTTACACGTACATATCTACTTTACATTATGTGGTGGAGGCTTGTGCCGAGCAAAATATTCCGGTATTGATTTTAGACCGACCCAATCCAAACGGACATTATATTGATGGCCCTATTTTGGAGATGGAGCACCAAAGTTTTGTGGGGATGCACCCGATTCCGATAGTACATGGCATGACCATTGGCGAATATGCAAAAATGATTAATGGCGAAAAATGGCTCAAAAACGGCGTGCAATGTGAGTTGTCCGTAATTCCAATTAAAAATTACGACCATAAAAAAACTTACAGTTTGCCCATTAAACCGAGTCCGAATCTGCCCAACGATAAATCAATTAATCTGTATCCGAGTTTGTGTTTTTTTGAAGGCACCAATGTTAGCGCTGGACGTGGAACGGATTCACAATTTCAAATTTTCGGAAGTCCGTTTTTAAATGCTGAGGTGTTTCCTTATGAATTTACCCCAAAACCGAACGACGGCGCAAAACACCCAAAACACAAAAACAAATTGTGCTTCGGAAAAGATTTGCAGCAAACTAAAAATTTAAGCACACTAAACTTAAATTGGCTCATTGAAGCTTATAAAAACACAGCGGATAAGTCTCAATTTTTCAATAACTTTTTTGTGAAGCTCGCTGGGACACAAACGTTGCAACAGCAAATTGAGCAAGGCTTGACTGAAAAAGAAATTAAAGCTACTTGGAGTGAAGGTTTGGAGAAGTTTAAGGAAATCCGTGAAAAATATTTGGTTTATCCGTAA
- a CDS encoding tetratricopeptide repeat protein has translation MKPFKHIAILLLLIITVSCGKKEKQITQRKDYNIYLENTENERLDLVKSDLIFWEEKLEKEPNQFPYFAKAAASQSQIFQHTGQIETLIDAENYLIEANNFTHYSHAGYLRSLARNYISQHRFKDALALLEKAETNGENLKGTQKMLFDVHMELGNFEIAKTYLEKTRKEGDFDYLIRLSKWSDHRGNLDAAIKYMEQAKTIAEASNIPSTKQWVYTNLADYYGHAGKISDSYQHYLKALELDPTDAYAKKGLAWIVYSHENNADEAMRILNAISKTYNAPDYHLLKAEIADFMGNQNLKEEELDRYFDAVKNPLYGDMYNKHNTLLYAENATQTTEALKIAIEEIQNRPTPQSYDLLAWTHYNHGDTKEALKVMEEHVVGKTSEPDVLFHLAKIYKANNNLENVKKLKKELLESSFELGPLTTKEVKAL, from the coding sequence ATGAAACCATTTAAACATATAGCCATTTTGCTTTTGCTAATTATTACGGTAAGCTGTGGCAAAAAAGAAAAACAAATTACCCAAAGGAAAGATTATAATATCTATTTAGAAAACACAGAGAACGAGAGGCTGGATTTGGTAAAATCTGATTTAATTTTTTGGGAAGAAAAGCTAGAAAAAGAACCCAATCAGTTCCCCTACTTTGCCAAAGCCGCTGCCTCTCAATCTCAAATTTTTCAGCACACCGGACAGATTGAAACACTTATCGATGCCGAAAACTACTTGATTGAAGCCAATAATTTTACCCATTACAGCCATGCTGGGTATCTGAGATCTTTAGCCAGAAACTACATTTCGCAACACCGTTTTAAGGATGCTTTGGCACTTTTGGAAAAAGCAGAAACCAATGGCGAAAATTTAAAAGGCACTCAAAAAATGCTGTTCGACGTCCACATGGAATTAGGAAACTTTGAAATAGCCAAAACCTATTTGGAAAAAACGAGAAAAGAAGGCGATTTCGATTATTTAATCCGCTTGTCAAAATGGTCTGACCATCGCGGAAATTTAGATGCTGCCATAAAATATATGGAGCAGGCCAAAACCATTGCTGAAGCTTCAAATATACCTTCAACCAAACAGTGGGTTTACACCAACTTGGCCGATTATTACGGTCACGCCGGAAAGATAAGCGATTCCTATCAACATTATTTAAAAGCTTTGGAGCTCGACCCCACTGATGCTTATGCAAAAAAAGGCCTTGCTTGGATTGTCTATTCACACGAAAATAATGCCGATGAGGCCATGCGTATTTTAAATGCCATTTCGAAAACATACAATGCTCCGGATTACCATTTACTAAAAGCAGAAATTGCCGATTTTATGGGTAATCAAAACTTAAAAGAAGAAGAATTGGACCGTTATTTCGATGCTGTGAAAAATCCGCTTTATGGCGATATGTACAACAAGCACAACACCCTTTTATACGCCGAAAACGCTACCCAAACTACAGAAGCTTTAAAAATAGCAATTGAGGAAATTCAAAACCGACCTACCCCACAATCGTACGATTTGTTGGCGTGGACACATTACAACCATGGCGACACAAAAGAAGCTTTAAAAGTTATGGAAGAACATGTGGTTGGTAAAACTTCTGAACCCGATGTATTGTTTCATTTGGCCAAAATCTACAAAGCCAACAACAACCTGGAAAATGTAAAAAAACTAAAAAAAGAATTACTGGAAAGCAGCTTTGAACTCGGCCCCTTAACGACCAAGGAAGTTAAAGCACTATAA
- a CDS encoding DUF4331 family protein codes for MKTIKNIKLFTVACAVSLMAFNCSNDDDNTMQPTGPDFSGTYTQEDQMGRPAVNTVFVASADKDMFNVTVPSAQNAAFQSKFEANLIALSPAYDNAGDENALGLDAATFTGLLATDVLNVSLDGTTTFYDGTNVLTGRALADDVITVELLLIFGGEDFSENPGLSNDNVDANDKAFLSSFPYLASPW; via the coding sequence ATGAAAACTATAAAAAATATAAAACTATTTACAGTGGCATGTGCCGTTTCCTTAATGGCTTTCAACTGTTCCAACGATGATGACAACACCATGCAACCCACCGGACCAGATTTCTCTGGAACCTACACCCAAGAAGACCAAATGGGTAGGCCTGCCGTAAACACTGTTTTTGTGGCCAGTGCAGATAAAGATATGTTTAACGTAACCGTACCATCGGCTCAGAATGCAGCATTTCAGAGTAAATTTGAAGCCAACCTAATAGCCTTGAGCCCAGCTTATGACAATGCTGGTGACGAAAACGCTTTAGGTTTAGATGCTGCTACGTTTACCGGTCTTTTGGCTACCGATGTATTAAACGTATCGCTGGACGGCACCACTACCTTTTACGATGGCACCAACGTTTTAACAGGTAGAGCCTTGGCAGACGATGTCATTACCGTAGAATTACTGCTCATTTTTGGCGGTGAAGATTTTAGCGAAAACCCTGGATTGTCTAACGACAATGTAGATGCCAACGACAAAGCCTTTTTGAGCTCCTTCCCTTACCTAGCTTCGCCTTGGTAA
- a CDS encoding DUF4331 family protein, whose amino-acid sequence MKKLTIVFGIGILAIASFFIIAADHIDAPAVQGGNSDITDFYAFQGENTDNIVFAANLQGLLSPSATGSATFNENVLVEFNIDTTNDNVEDLVIQAIPKDGKMYFFGPVAPSQTGLNSTIQTNATVGGVVDITAYGENAKIASYGGMSFFAGPRDDPFFMDFAQYSEIIAGNATSFNNPGADTFAGTNVMSIVVEVPKSMIGGSGTINTWVESKRK is encoded by the coding sequence ATGAAAAAATTAACAATTGTATTTGGAATTGGAATCTTAGCCATAGCTAGTTTCTTTATTATCGCGGCCGATCATATCGATGCTCCAGCCGTTCAAGGTGGTAATAGTGATATTACCGATTTTTACGCCTTTCAAGGTGAAAACACAGACAACATTGTATTTGCAGCCAACCTGCAAGGCTTACTTAGCCCCAGTGCAACGGGCAGTGCCACATTTAACGAAAACGTGTTGGTTGAATTTAATATTGATACTACCAACGACAATGTAGAGGACTTAGTCATTCAAGCCATTCCAAAAGATGGTAAAATGTACTTTTTCGGTCCCGTAGCACCATCGCAAACCGGATTGAACAGTACCATTCAAACCAACGCTACTGTTGGTGGCGTGGTAGATATTACCGCATATGGCGAAAATGCCAAAATAGCTTCGTATGGAGGCATGAGCTTTTTTGCCGGGCCTCGTGATGATCCCTTCTTTATGGATTTTGCACAATACTCAGAAATTATTGCTGGTAATGCCACCAGCTTTAACAATCCTGGTGCCGACACCTTTGCTGGTACTAATGTGATGTCTATCGTCGTAGAAGTGCCCAAAAGTATGATTGGCGGCTCTGGCACCATCAATACTTGGGTAGAATCAAAAAGAAAATAA
- a CDS encoding LETM1-related biofilm-associated protein yields MNPSSAGWIKKLVREVEKNNRFLVYDEESFYDALRSCGFIYGSNFSVVAQVFPKKDFSEEELCKTNFCLAFLYAHAQSKTSVPFVESVITFYTAINEIKTSFFKGLLGGKKSNEQLEDIIHKRIQIDANVLTKNFNYFIINALLYVDVLAYMEYLKNESISIDYIKNLEASIVAISLDVLNSKALKNQYDESLMRLFESSLRYSDNKNFTYKKAVRHLKSPLEKYYVLDISCMATWSDQMIDVKEEQFLEKLGRDLDLSLSRIHQSIKTVNHFYTEHKDNIALLSSKNMVKSFYDNSSKMVYKLIRRNSKRLYRELKDSKELMVLLTQSTVRDLTPAEQKKVQEQLLDIFKSIPSLAIFLLPGGAILLPLVVKFIPKLLPSAFDENRIEE; encoded by the coding sequence ATGAACCCATCTTCGGCAGGTTGGATAAAAAAGTTGGTTAGGGAGGTTGAAAAGAACAACCGTTTTTTGGTGTACGATGAAGAAAGCTTTTACGATGCTTTGCGCTCTTGCGGGTTTATTTATGGCAGCAATTTTAGTGTGGTGGCGCAGGTTTTTCCAAAAAAAGATTTTTCGGAAGAGGAACTGTGCAAAACCAATTTCTGTTTAGCGTTTTTGTACGCCCACGCCCAATCTAAAACCAGTGTACCCTTTGTAGAGAGTGTTATTACGTTTTACACGGCCATTAATGAAATAAAAACCTCGTTTTTTAAAGGGCTTTTAGGCGGGAAAAAATCGAATGAGCAATTGGAGGATATCATCCATAAACGTATTCAGATAGATGCTAATGTGCTCACAAAAAACTTCAATTATTTTATTATAAATGCCTTGTTGTACGTTGATGTTTTGGCGTATATGGAATATTTGAAAAATGAAAGCATCAGTATTGATTATATTAAAAATTTGGAAGCTTCGATAGTCGCCATTTCATTGGATGTTTTAAATTCAAAAGCCTTAAAAAATCAGTACGACGAAAGTTTGATGAGGTTGTTCGAATCGTCATTGCGCTACAGCGATAACAAAAACTTCACTTATAAAAAAGCGGTGAGACATTTAAAGTCGCCATTGGAGAAATATTATGTTTTGGATATTTCGTGCATGGCCACTTGGAGCGACCAAATGATTGATGTAAAGGAAGAACAGTTTTTGGAAAAATTGGGGCGCGATTTAGATTTGAGCCTTTCCCGAATACACCAATCCATAAAAACGGTCAACCATTTTTATACTGAACATAAAGACAATATTGCGCTTTTAAGTTCTAAAAATATGGTGAAGAGTTTTTACGATAATTCCAGTAAAATGGTGTACAAACTCATTAGAAGAAACAGCAAGCGTTTGTATAGGGAATTAAAGGATAGCAAAGAGTTGATGGTGCTGCTAACCCAATCTACCGTTCGGGATTTAACTCCGGCCGAACAAAAAAAAGTACAGGAACAGCTTCTGGATATTTTTAAATCCATACCCAGTTTAGCTATTTTTTTATTGCCCGGAGGTGCCATCCTGCTGCCTTTGGTAGTTAAATTTATTCCTAAATTATTGCCTTCGGCTTTCGACGAAAACAGAATTGAAGAATAA
- the lpxD gene encoding UDP-3-O-(3-hydroxymyristoyl)glucosamine N-acyltransferase → MVSYTVEEINNLLKGELVGNTTQKIEGPEQLRKAKPHHITFIGSTKYLKYWDESEASAVLVNDNLSLEPGENRAIIKVKNADLAMAQVLELFNPPAPVFESDIHPTAVIHDTAKIGEGCKIGANCYVGKDVVLGNGVVLYPNVCVFDETIIGDNTVAWSGTVIRERCIIGSHCIFHTNVSIGADGFGYRPSDDGRGLVKIPQIGNVIIGHYVEIGANSCVDRAKFSSTIIGDGSKIDNLVQIGHNSVMGRSCIMAGHSGLAGSVTLGDGVIIGGAASIKDHTTIHSGATVGAGSGVVGDVEAGKTVLGYPAQDSRDMLKQWVAMRRLTKT, encoded by the coding sequence ATGGTATCATACACTGTTGAAGAAATTAATAACCTGTTGAAGGGGGAATTAGTCGGAAATACCACCCAAAAGATTGAAGGTCCTGAGCAACTTCGAAAAGCAAAACCGCATCACATCACGTTTATTGGCAGTACCAAATACCTAAAATATTGGGATGAATCGGAAGCCAGTGCCGTGCTGGTTAACGATAATTTGTCGTTAGAACCTGGTGAAAACCGAGCCATCATAAAAGTAAAAAATGCCGATTTGGCCATGGCCCAAGTGTTGGAGCTTTTCAATCCGCCGGCACCTGTGTTTGAAAGTGATATCCACCCCACGGCGGTAATCCACGACACGGCAAAAATAGGTGAAGGCTGTAAAATTGGAGCCAACTGCTACGTGGGTAAAGATGTTGTGCTTGGCAATGGCGTGGTGTTGTATCCCAATGTTTGTGTTTTTGATGAAACCATAATTGGCGATAATACCGTAGCGTGGTCAGGAACCGTGATTCGCGAGCGTTGCATCATTGGTAGTCACTGTATTTTCCACACGAATGTGAGTATTGGGGCCGATGGTTTCGGCTACCGTCCTAGCGACGATGGTCGTGGTTTGGTGAAAATCCCGCAAATTGGAAATGTAATTATTGGGCACTATGTTGAAATTGGGGCCAATTCTTGTGTGGATCGCGCTAAGTTTAGCTCAACCATCATTGGCGATGGCAGTAAAATTGATAATTTGGTGCAAATAGGCCACAACAGCGTTATGGGGCGCTCGTGTATCATGGCGGGGCACAGTGGACTGGCCGGTTCGGTAACTTTGGGCGATGGTGTTATTATTGGTGGTGCCGCCTCGATAAAAGACCATACTACGATTCATTCGGGAGCTACAGTTGGTGCAGGCTCGGGAGTTGTTGGCGATGTGGAAGCCGGAAAAACCGTATTGGGTTACCCAGCGCAAGATTCGCGCGACATGCTAAAGCAGTGGGTGGCTATGCGCCGATTGACGAAGACGTAA